In the genome of Candidatus Margulisiibacteriota bacterium, the window AAGCTGAAATGCCGTCTAATAACATGTTATCCTTTCCTTATTCCGGTAAAACCGAGGCCGTTTTCGGCTCGTTTTGGGCGATCGCTTTCCCAACAACTGTTGGGTTGGATTCGGTTTTTGGCGTGATGGAAACCGACCAGTAATGGACCGGCTCGGCTTTGTCAAGATAAGCGTAATCGACGCCAAACCCGCCGAGATTGATCCCCAGCCCGGCGGTCGAGCAATCGAGGCCGCGGCCGGCGCGGATCGCCAGCCCCCGGACCGGCTGCCATTCACAGCCAAGCTCTGTCCCCTCTACCACCCAGGTCACGCTGTTGCCGAAGATCTTGCCGGAAGCGCCAAGCAAGACCGCGCTTTTCCGCTCTTCGACGGTGGTCAGGTTGGGGATGTCTTTTAAGCCATCCCCGCTGAAGAAGTTCTGCAACGAGAGGCCGAGCGAGAGGTCGCTGTTCGGCTTGAAAACGGTCGCCAGGTCGAGGTCGATGTTCGAGCCGCCATCCTGGGACAACCCTTTGGCAGTCCCGAGCTTGCGGCTGGAAAACTTGACGTTGGCGCCAACAGAAAGAACACCCATATTGTCGGAGACCTTGATCTCTTTATTTAACTCCCTGGCCAGGCTGACGTACAAGGTCTGGGTGGAATATCTGGTCAGGGCCTCGCCATCCCAGCCGATCAGGCTGGCCGCGCTGATGATCGGGTCGGTCGAGCCGACATAGCCGATACCGATAGCGCCGAGCGGAGTGTTCTCGACCCCGCCGATCAGCGTATATTCGCGACCCTCCGATAAGCGGGTAGAAACGAGGACCGCCTCGCTCTGGACCTGGTAGATGCCGGCCGGGTTAATGAAGATGGCATTGGCATCGTCCGCCAGGCCGGCGAAAGCGCCCCCCATCCCCATCGGACGGGCTCCCAGATTTTCCTGGGCAAGAGCGGGCACGGCTAACATTATGATGATGGCCAGCAGGGCAAAAGTTTGTTTGCTCATTCCACTTGTTTAATCGGGGCGAAGAGGGGAAAACTTGCGCGGGTTCTGCTAATATATCGTGTCAGGCTTTAAGCGGGACATTTTCGGGACATCCGAATCGGGCCGGATAACACAGCGGTTGGCGATGACCCCGCCGCTCCCGACCTTCGCCCCGCGGCCAATATGGCAAAAACTGCCGATAACGGAACCGTCAACCTGGGCGCCGGCGGAGACGACCACATCGGCCCAGAGGACCGAACCGGTAATGACCGCGCCGTCACCGATCACGCATTTGTCGCCAATAACCGCGTCCTTGACATAGACATCCTTCCCGACCTGACAGCGGTCGCCGATAATGACCGCCCCCTCGAACCTGGCTGACGGCTCGATCTTTTCCCGCTCCCCGACCCAGGAAGAGCTGGAGAGTTTTTTCCCCGGTATCCTGATCTGGAGCGCCCCTTTCAAGGCGTCGTAATTGGATTGAATATATTTCTCCAGCCCGCCGACGTCGTTCCAGTATTCCAGCATCTTATAACCGTAAATGGCCGCTTGGTCGGCCACCAGGCGCGGGAAGAGCTCTCGGCCGAAGTCGTGAAAACCGTCCGGAATAAGCGGCAATATCTCCGGCTCAAAAACGTAAATGCCGGTATTGGCCAGGTCGCTTAAGGCGTCCGCCGGTTTTGGCTTTTCCTGAAAGCCGATTATCCTGCCGCTCTCATCCTGGATCACGACCCCAAACTCGCTGACGTCACTCACCTGGCTTAAAGCGATCGTGGCCAGCGCCTGCTTCTTTTTATGGTGCTCAACCAGCTTGGTCAGGTTGATACTGGTCAGGGCATCAGAGGAAAGGACAACAAATGTCTCATCGATCCGGGCGATGCGGGCCATCTTTTTCACCCCGCCCGCGGTGCCGAGAAGCTCTTCTTCGAAAGAATAGTTCAGATTGACCCCGAAAGCGTCGCCGTCGCCGAAGTAGTTCTCGATCTGCTCCGGGTGATAGTGGATATTGGCCGTGATCTGGTCAAACCCGTGTTTCTTGAGGAGCTCGATATTATGCCGCATCGTCGGCAGGTTGACGATCGGGGCCATCGGCTTGGGGATCGCGAGCGTCAGCGGCTCCAGGCGGGTGCCGTAGCCGGCGGCCATGATGAGCGCTTTCATCCGCGGTCGATCTTCCTGATCCGGCGTAGATGCCGGGCCTCGCCGGAAAACTGGGTCTTTAACCAGAGGGCTACTATTTTCAGCGCTTTGGCCGGCTGAACAGCGTGCCCGCCAAGACAGAGGACATTAGCATCACCATGTTCGCGGCTCTGCTTAGCGGTGTACTCACTGTAGGCATTGACCGCCCGGACCCCCCGGACCCGGTTGGCAGTGATCGTCACCCCTACTCCGGAACCACAAACCAGAATGCCGCGGGTGAACTTCTTTTTGGCGACCGCCCGGGCGACCGGATAGGCATAATCCGGGTAATCGCACGACTCGTCGGAGTACGTCCCAAAATCCTTGAAGACGATCTTCTTACCGGCTAAATATCGTTTAATCGCCTCTTTCAGTTTAAAGCCACCGTGGTCGGAACCGATTGCTATCTTCATAAACTTACCCCCAAAATGTAGGGACAGGGCTTGTCCCTGTCCGAATTTTCGGACAACCACAAGGGTTGTCCCTACAATAATCCTTTCATTTCAGCAACAGCTTGCTTCAGCCCAACCACCACCGAGCGGGCGATGATCGAAAAACCGATATTGAGCTCTTCGATCCCGGGAATGGCGGCAATCGGTTTGACGTTGTTATAATCGAGACCGTGACCGGCGTTGATCCGGAGCCCGATCAGCCTCGCCTGCTGGGTCGCCACGCCGATCCGCTCTAAGTCCCGAGGCGATCCGATCCGGGCGTATTTCCCGGTATGCAGTTCGATAAAATCAGCCATCAAGACCGCCGCCTCTTCCACCTGCTTCTTATCCGGCTCAATGAACAAGCTAACTAATATTCCAGCAGCTTGCAATTTTTGAATAATCTTCCTTATTTTGAAGTTTGAAGTTTGAGGTTTGAGGTTGAGTCCCCCCTCCGTAGTCAATTCCCGCCGTTTCTCTGGCACCAAGGTCACCATCTCCGGCTTGAGCTTGAGGGCGATCTTCTGCATCTCCGGCGTCGCCGCCATTTCGAGGTCGAGCCGGGTCGGCAATTCCCTTAAGCGGAAAACATCTTTGTCTTTGATGTGGCGGCGGTCTTCGCGCAGATGGCAGACTATCCCGTCAGCGCCGCCGGCGATCGCTTCAGCCGCCAGGGCGACCGGATCGGGAGTTGTTTCCTGTCGCGCCTCCCGCAAGGTGGCAATGTGGTCGATGTTTACGCCGAGTTTCATAATTGTTTGTGGATCAGGCAGACGGCGTACGCCTTCATTCCTTTCTTCGTCCCGGTAAAGCCGAGCTTTTCTTCCGTCTTCCCTTTGATATTGACCAGGTCGGGGGTAATGTCGAGGGCGGCGGCGATGACCCCTTTCATCGCTTCGATATAAGGGGCAAATTTCGGCTCTTCCGCCACGACCGTGGCGTCAATATTATTGATGAAAAAACCGCGGGCCCGGACCAGCTCGCGGACGAACTCCAGCAGTTTAACGCTCGGAATATTCTTGTAATTCTTGTCGCCGGGAGGAAAATGCCGGCCGATATCTCCCTCGCCGAGCGCCCCGATCAACGCGTCGATGACCGCGTGGAGGAGAACATCGCCATCGGACCAGCCGAGCAGGCCAAAGCCGTGCGGGATCTCTACCCCGCCAACGACCAGCGGGCGACCCTTGACCAACTTATGAACATCGTAACCAATACCTATTTTCATGGCCTTATTATACCGTAAATCTAATATCCCTTCAAAAAGTAGAGGACCGCGGAGACATATTCCCAAACGACAAAAGAAAGGTCCTCGTGCCTGGTCCACCAGCGTTGGGAATTGAATTGCCGGTCCGGGGCCGGCCAGACAAGGACCGAGATCCCCTCCGGCCGATAAAGTTTGCGGAAGACTCTGGCCGCCCGCCCGGAATGATAGCTCGACGTGACCAGGATGACCCTGCGGGCACCGCTCCCCTTGACCAGCGGCAGGGAATATTTAGCGTCTTCGATGGTCGAGCGTGACTCCCCCTGGGTGATGATCGCCGCCGCCGGCACGCCGAGAGCGATCGCCTGCTTCTTCATCCAGTCGGCATAGGTCAGCTGCCAGGCGAGCGGTCCGCCCGACATTAATATCAGTGGCGCGTAACCAGACTTATACAGCTTGACCCCCTCAGCCACTCGCTCCCCATTAGCGTCACCAGCCAGGACCAATATCAGGTCGGCTTTGGCCAAAGTGTCGCGGACGACCAAACGGTCAGCCATGTACTGTAGAAAATACGGGTGGACCAGGGCGAGCGCCAGGAAGGAAAAGAGGATTAACAGGAAACCTGCGACTAAACGTCGCGGTTTCCTGTTTTCGTGACTATTTTTCATCGCGGCAGGCGGAAGAGCGAACGGAGGATGAACTTAGGGTTTTTGGCCATCCCCATCAGTAGAGTGCCGATCGTCGGGTAGGTACGGGGATTGGAAGCGAGGCTCCAGATGACCGAAGAGTGGTTCTCGAAATCGCCGATCTGCTCGATCAGCCGGGCATTGTCCCGGACATATTCAAATAGTTTTTTCAGGATATCGTCACCCATATTTTCCAGGATATAACGGAGGAGAAGGCAAACCTTGATCTCCTGTTCGAACTCTTCGCTCCAGCGGGCGGTATATTGCGCCAGGTTACCTTCGCGGATCGAGTCGACCAGCAGTTCGGCCGACTTCATCCCGTAATAAATCCCGCCCGAGGTGATCGGCTTGACCTGGCAGGCGGCATCGCCGACCAGCGCCGCGTTCCCCCGGACCAGCTCACAGTTACCGATCGGGATCGCCCCGGCATTTTTTTCGATGATCTCCCCGGTCAGGCCGTTCTTCTCCATGTAATTGTTAAGTTCCTGGTAAGGATTGTTGCAGATCGTCCCGAGGCGGACGACCCCATCCCCTTCCGGGATCAGCCAGGTAAAGAGGGAAAAAGGTTTGATATAACTGACCGTGACCTGGTCTGTCCGCTCTGCTTCCATCTTGACCCGGTACTGGTAGCCGCGGTAGAGCTTCATGTCGGAAGTAAAACCGAGCGCCCGGCGCACCCGGGAGTTCGGGCCGTCGGCGCCGATCACCAGGTCGGCAAAATACTCGCCGTTGTTGGTTTTCAGGAGGTAGCCGTCCCTGATCTGGTGAATATCCTGAAGCTCGGTGCTAAACTCGATCTCGAGCTTCTGGCTCATTTCCTTATCAAAAGAGGCGCGATCGACGATCAGGGCGACCCCCGGCCGGCGGAGCTCAAAGCTGATCTCGTTAAAAGAGACTTTCGCCCCGTCAATTGTGTTGACGACCGACTTGCGGGAAACGGGGAGGCGCATCTCTTCGAAGATCCCCTTGCCGACGATCCCGGCGCAGGAGACCGGTTTGCCGACTTCAGGGTGCTCTTCGAGAATGACCGGGTTGTAACCGTAATGTTTGAGCAGTTGCGCGGTGTAGCAACCGACCGGCCCCGCTCCGACCACGATGATCTTGAGGTTCTTTTTCATCTCCGGAATAAATATTATAGCCTATTTGCGGCCGTGAGTAAACCCTGCTAAAATAAACCCGTGCGCCGCCTACTTTCACTATTGTCCTGTGCTCTGCTCATTAGCGGCTCCAGCTGGGCCTCGACCGGGATAATTTTTGACCAGGCCGGAAATTGCCTCCGGTTCACCGCGACGACCGAGGTTACCCTGGCCAAGTCACTAGATGGCGGCCAAACTTTTGGCCCGGCCCGGACCCTCTACCAACTCTCGCCAGAAGCCGGTGCCGCCAGCCTGAACCTGGGCCAGGACGGAGCCACGATCCTGACCTATCTCACCAGCGGTGACGCTTATTGTGCCGTGGCCCAAAATAATAGCGCCTGGTTCGCGCCGCCGGTCAAGATCTCGGTCGAAGCGGTCAGCGCGGCAACCATCACTACCGACCAATTCGGACGGGTCCACGGCTTAATCGTCACCCGGAACCACGGGAAGCGACTGCTCTACGCCAACCTCCCCCAGCTGGCTTCCCTGGAGGCAAGCTTCGAAGCAAAAGTGGTGACGGAAACAGGTGACGATATCATCAACCCGCTCCTGACCCTTTCCCCCTGGGGAATAGCCGTCGCCTGGCAGACCCATTATCTGGAGCGGCAGGAAACATTCCTGAAGATCTCGCTCGATGGCGGCCAAACTTTTGGCCGGACGAAAACGGTCGCTTTCGGCGGTGACCTGGCCGGGCTGGCCTTCCGCGGGGACAAATGGCTGTTGGTCAGCAACGGGCCAACACCGCTCTTTACTCCGCTCCCCGAACCACCGGTCAAGGCGGCCTTACCGCTCATTCTTTCCCCAACCAAAGACCAGGCGCTCAATACTCTGACCCCGGAGGTCGTTTTCGCGACGCACAGCCTCGACCCGGTCATCTGCCGGCTCGACCTTTCGGCCGACCGTTCTTTTCCCAAGAACAACACTTATAACTTTGAATTCATCACCCAGCCGACACCGGAAGCGGTTTACCGCCTCCCGGTCGATCTGATCGACAGCCCCTATTTCATCCGACTGGCGCTTTTTGACGGCTATACGACCGGCGCCTATTCTTCGCTGGAAAGTTTCCGCATTGACCGGTTGCCCCCCCGGATCACCCTCCTCGCCCCGACCGCCGAAAGCAGCGACAGTTTTGAAATAACCGTCAGCGGCCAGATCGACGGAACGGCCCGCTTGACCTTGAACGGCCAGATCATCACCACCGAAGCGGATGGCTCTTTCAAGACAGGGTTGACTCTCTCTCCAGGCAACAATCCACTCCTCCTGGTGGCGACCGACGAAGCACTTAACAGCAGCCAGTTGGCCAGGACCATCACCTTCTCCTCCGACCGCCCCCAGCTTAGCTTGCTGAAACCGAAAGCCGGTGACTGGTTCAAGCCCGGTTCCGCCTGCCTGATCGAACTTACGGTCAAAGACCTGCAGGGAGATATTGAAGATGAAAGCGAAGCGGAGCTCCGCTTTAACGGACAACTGCTGGAAGACAAACTAACTTATGACCAACAGGCGGGTAAACTCTCCGGCTTTATTACGCTCCCCCAGGAGCTGCTCGACGGCCAGAACCGGGCCAGCGTTAGCTTGCGCGACGCCGCCGGCAATACTGGCGAAAAAGAATGGCTGGTCAACCTCGACCATCTCCCGCCGGTCCTGACCCTCGTCTCCGGCGAGGCCGCTTATAGCCGGTCGCCCTGGATCATCACCCTCCCCCTGACTGATGAGGGAGCGGGGATAGATCCGCTGGGGACGATCGTCAGGTTGGCCGGAATTTCACTGGAGGTCAGCCCAAGCGGAGAAGTCTATGCCAAAACCTTCTTGCTCGACGGCAGTTATGAAGTGGAAGTCATGCCGCGCGATCGGATCGGCAACAACGGTCCGGCCCAGAAATATCCCCTGATCGTTGATACCCGCTCGCCCAGCCTGCGGATCGAAAGCAGTGAAGCCGTGGACGGCCAACCGTACATTTTACTGAAAGGGGAAGCGGAGGACGATCACCTCGGCCTGATCAGCATTTACAATAATGACCGGCTGGTCGATTCTTTCCAGCCGGACGACCGCCATTTTGTCCGCCAGACGCCGCTGGAGGGAGGGAACAATAGTTTCCGGATCGAAGCGGCCGACCGGGCCGGAAATACGACGGTCAGCAGTTTCACCATTCTCACCTCGGTCCAGGCGGCCGCGCTGGTCAATCGTGCCGGCTACGCCCCTAATCCGTTCTCACCCCGGTCAGACGGCGAGCTCGCTTTCACCTACAACCTCTCCGCCCCGGCCGAGTTGAAGTTTTACCTTTTTGACCTAAGCGGAGCGCTCGTCTGGAAAAAGGAGTTGTCTAACGCGACGGCCGGCGTTGTCCGCTGGAACGGGCGGGACCATTTTGGGGGAGTGGCACCGAACGGGGTCTATATATATTTACTGCAAGTATCGGCCAACGGGAGCACGGAGATAAAACGGGGCAAGGTGATAGTTCTCTAGTAAGCGCCGCTGCCGGTCAAGACGACCGGGACCGTCCGCAGCAGTATTTTGATGTCCAGCCAGAGCGACCAATTTTCGATGTAATAAATATCCAGCCGGACCATGTCGTCGAACGGCAGGAGCGACCGTCCGGAGACTTGCCAGGGGCCGGTTATCCCGGGGCGGACCCGCAGCCGCTTCAACTGCCAGGCATTATACTTGGCGACCTCGCGCGGCAGCGGCGGGCGCGGACCGACCAGGCTCATGTGCCCGAAAAAAACGTTCAGTAATTGCGGCAACTCGTCGATGCTGTAGCGGCGCATAAAACGGCCGAGCGGCGTGATCCGCGGATCATCTTTTATCTTAAAGAGGTGCCCCTCCGTTTCAGAGAGCCCGGCCAGTTCCGGCAATCGCTCTTCGGCATCCTTGGCCATCGAACGGAACTTGAACATCGGAAAATTCTGGCCGTCCAGACCAACCCGCGGTTGGGAAAAAAAGACCGGACCGGGCGAGGTCAGTTTGACCAGCACGGCAAAGGCCAGCAAGACCGGGGAGATCAGCAGGAGGCCCAGCGAGGAGGCGGCGAGATCGACCCCCCGTTTCAACAGCGCGTTGAAGCCCTTTAACCGTATCTCGGAAACGGTCAGGAGCGGGACGCCCGCCAGTTCATCGACGTCAACCCGGCTGGCGATCAGCTCGAGCAGGCCAGGGACGATCTTGAACTCGACCCCCAGGCGCTCACAGTCGGTGATGATATCGAGGATCTTCTCGGCAGGAAGCTGCGAGCTGGCGATCAGGACCTCTTCCACCTTCAACTCGCCGATCATTTGTTTTATCTGGCTGTTCAGTCCCGGTCTGGCCGGATCGTCATCGACAAAACCGGCCAACCGGTAACCGAGACCAGGGTCTTGTTCCATCTTACGGGCCAGCAATTGTCCCATCTCCCCAGCCCCGACGATCAAAGTATTTCTCAAGCCGACCCCTTTCAGCCGCATCGCCCTGGCCAGGGCAAAGCCGATCAGCCGGGTGCCGGTAAAGAGGACCAGCGCTATCCACCAGGCGTTGAAAACGACCAGGCGGGAGACCCAGAATTCACGGTTCAGGAAGAGGAGACCAAGCAGGAGGAGGCTGGCCAGGGTGACCCCGCCAAAAATATTGGCGACCTCGTCAACTAACGCCGTGAATTTTTTATTATCGTAGAAGCCGGTCAACTTGAAGATCGCCAGCCAGATCAAGGTAATGAACAGGAGAACGTTAAAATATTTTTCAATGACCGGCAGTGAGGCCGGGGTGACAAAAAGGAGTACCTTGAAACGCAAATAATAACCGAGCAGGAAAGAGAGCACGATCAGGACCGCGTCGCCCAGCGCTTTGAAGATCATTTGACCCGTTCCAGGGCCTTGAAGACTTCAATATTGTCCGGAAAGCGGCGGTTCATCTCGCCAAAGATCCGCCGGGCATTATCCAGCCGCCCGAGGCGCCGGTTCAGCTCCTCCACTTTCATGATCGGCCCGGGGAGCGTCGGGTTGACGCTGAAAGCTTTCTCGTACTGGACCAGGGCTGCGGCTGGTTTCCCCTGCCGCTCCAGCAAGAAACCTCTTGTCTCATAAGCCTCGGCATAGTAGGGATCGATCTTCAGGGCGATCTCGTTGTTCTGCCAGGCTCGCTGGAAATAAACCGGGCCATTCCGTTCACCCAGCGCCAGACAAAGCCGGGCCAGCATATAAAAATTATCGGCGTTATAGGGATCGATCTTGGTCCCGTATTCTAAGTACCTGGCAGCTTCAATGGTATTGCCCATATTTAGATTGGCGATCCCGAGATGAGAAACGGTCGTCCCCTCGAACGGTTGGATGGCCAGGGCTTTTTTCAATTCCTCCGCCGCCTGCGGCAAGGCTCTCATGTCGAGCATGGTCTTGCCCGCTTTAAAGTAAATGTCCGAGCGGAAAGAGAAAAAAGAGCAATAGACCAGCCCAACGCCGGCCAGGGCGACCAGGGAAACCCAGAGCCAGGGGATCTCGTCGACATTCAGTTTCTGCCGGGGTTCCGGGCTCGCCTCTTCACGGCCAACGACCATCACCACCCCCATCATCATCCAGAAAAGCGAAGTGATCGCGACCACGCCAAAACTGAACTGGTTCTGAATGAGATAAGCCAGGCTTCCCGCCATTAAGCCGGCCAACATCAACCGCTGGTTGTCGCTCGCCCCCCGGAGCTTGCTCCAACCGGTCCGAAAGACCAGGGCGATGATCCAGAAGTACAGGGCAAAACTGATCAGCCCCTTGGTCACCGGGACGTCGCAAGTCTCGTTATGGCAACGGTCCTGCTTGACATGGAAGGTCTCCTTGAAACGGAAGAGGTCGGTCTCATAACGCGGAAAGACCATCTTAAGGACCTCGGGCCCGACGCCAAAAAGCGGGTTATCGGCCATAATGCCAAAAGCGCTTTTCCAGGTCTCGCCGCGCGAACCGGCCGCCCCT includes:
- a CDS encoding NDP-sugar synthase, which gives rise to MKALIMAAGYGTRLEPLTLAIPKPMAPIVNLPTMRHNIELLKKHGFDQITANIHYHPEQIENYFGDGDAFGVNLNYSFEEELLGTAGGVKKMARIARIDETFVVLSSDALTSINLTKLVEHHKKKQALATIALSQVSDVSEFGVVIQDESGRIIGFQEKPKPADALSDLANTGIYVFEPEILPLIPDGFHDFGRELFPRLVADQAAIYGYKMLEYWNDVGGLEKYIQSNYDALKGALQIRIPGKKLSSSSWVGEREKIEPSARFEGAVIIGDRCQVGKDVYVKDAVIGDKCVIGDGAVITGSVLWADVVVSAGAQVDGSVIGSFCHIGRGAKVGSGGVIANRCVIRPDSDVPKMSRLKPDTIY
- the rpiB gene encoding ribose 5-phosphate isomerase B, which translates into the protein MKIAIGSDHGGFKLKEAIKRYLAGKKIVFKDFGTYSDESCDYPDYAYPVARAVAKKKFTRGILVCGSGVGVTITANRVRGVRAVNAYSEYTAKQSREHGDANVLCLGGHAVQPAKALKIVALWLKTQFSGEARHLRRIRKIDRG
- a CDS encoding pyridoxine 5'-phosphate synthase — translated: MMKLGVNIDHIATLREARQETTPDPVALAAEAIAGGADGIVCHLREDRRHIKDKDVFRLRELPTRLDLEMAATPEMQKIALKLKPEMVTLVPEKRRELTTEGGLNLKPQTSNFKIRKIIQKLQAAGILVSLFIEPDKKQVEEAAVLMADFIELHTGKYARIGSPRDLERIGVATQQARLIGLRINAGHGLDYNNVKPIAAIPGIEELNIGFSIIARSVVVGLKQAVAEMKGLL
- the ispF gene encoding 2-C-methyl-D-erythritol 2,4-cyclodiphosphate synthase; the encoded protein is MKIGIGYDVHKLVKGRPLVVGGVEIPHGFGLLGWSDGDVLLHAVIDALIGALGEGDIGRHFPPGDKNYKNIPSVKLLEFVRELVRARGFFINNIDATVVAEEPKFAPYIEAMKGVIAAALDITPDLVNIKGKTEEKLGFTGTKKGMKAYAVCLIHKQL
- a CDS encoding YdcF family protein, with amino-acid sequence MKNSHENRKPRRLVAGFLLILFSFLALALVHPYFLQYMADRLVVRDTLAKADLILVLAGDANGERVAEGVKLYKSGYAPLILMSGGPLAWQLTYADWMKKQAIALGVPAAAIITQGESRSTIEDAKYSLPLVKGSGARRVILVTSSYHSGRAARVFRKLYRPEGISVLVWPAPDRQFNSQRWWTRHEDLSFVVWEYVSAVLYFLKGY
- a CDS encoding NAD(P)/FAD-dependent oxidoreductase, coding for MKKNLKIIVVGAGPVGCYTAQLLKHYGYNPVILEEHPEVGKPVSCAGIVGKGIFEEMRLPVSRKSVVNTIDGAKVSFNEISFELRRPGVALIVDRASFDKEMSQKLEIEFSTELQDIHQIRDGYLLKTNNGEYFADLVIGADGPNSRVRRALGFTSDMKLYRGYQYRVKMEAERTDQVTVSYIKPFSLFTWLIPEGDGVVRLGTICNNPYQELNNYMEKNGLTGEIIEKNAGAIPIGNCELVRGNAALVGDAACQVKPITSGGIYYGMKSAELLVDSIREGNLAQYTARWSEEFEQEIKVCLLLRYILENMGDDILKKLFEYVRDNARLIEQIGDFENHSSVIWSLASNPRTYPTIGTLLMGMAKNPKFILRSLFRLPR
- a CDS encoding sugar transferase, translating into MIFKALGDAVLIVLSFLLGYYLRFKVLLFVTPASLPVIEKYFNVLLFITLIWLAIFKLTGFYDNKKFTALVDEVANIFGGVTLASLLLLGLLFLNREFWVSRLVVFNAWWIALVLFTGTRLIGFALARAMRLKGVGLRNTLIVGAGEMGQLLARKMEQDPGLGYRLAGFVDDDPARPGLNSQIKQMIGELKVEEVLIASSQLPAEKILDIITDCERLGVEFKIVPGLLELIASRVDVDELAGVPLLTVSEIRLKGFNALLKRGVDLAASSLGLLLISPVLLAFAVLVKLTSPGPVFFSQPRVGLDGQNFPMFKFRSMAKDAEERLPELAGLSETEGHLFKIKDDPRITPLGRFMRRYSIDELPQLLNVFFGHMSLVGPRPPLPREVAKYNAWQLKRLRVRPGITGPWQVSGRSLLPFDDMVRLDIYYIENWSLWLDIKILLRTVPVVLTGSGAY
- a CDS encoding O-antigen ligase family protein: MKKSSADNKFFSFDALIEVCLLVIVFLVPTIFDRRLGIVFSGAKIAWLRVFVVVTMSAWAIKLLVRREHRFFRTVLDWPIAAYLLTTTVAALTSVQVYISLTGFYGRFEGLTTWYIFGLLFLLVTNFVHNSAQIKRLFTAVVSSATLMSVYGVIQRQEIDPYMWGGVITWQRVIGTIGQPNFLAAYVLMAFFLGLVLLLEEKQFPKKIDWTGQLAPLGYFFFSQVTFIVMLYTLDAQDVLVWYLGWGLVTAGAVLFAFNYDKLHPLVQDVLWVICLAAMFICLNFTQSRGGYMGFGTGAVLFALAAGRHWLFKNWRELALLGVVIVSITAFTMLRTEYSPIERFAGEISAKEEISASGVSSSQLELKGAAGSRGETWKSAFGIMADNPLFGVGPEVLKMVFPRYETDLFRFKETFHVKQDRCHNETCDVPVTKGLISFALYFWIIALVFRTGWSKLRGASDNQRLMLAGLMAGSLAYLIQNQFSFGVVAITSLFWMMMGVVMVVGREEASPEPRQKLNVDEIPWLWVSLVALAGVGLVYCSFFSFRSDIYFKAGKTMLDMRALPQAAEELKKALAIQPFEGTTVSHLGIANLNMGNTIEAARYLEYGTKIDPYNADNFYMLARLCLALGERNGPVYFQRAWQNNEIALKIDPYYAEAYETRGFLLERQGKPAAALVQYEKAFSVNPTLPGPIMKVEELNRRLGRLDNARRIFGEMNRRFPDNIEVFKALERVK